From the genome of Scytonema hofmannii PCC 7110, one region includes:
- a CDS encoding ImmA/IrrE family metallo-endopeptidase: MNIFKQYQFIPKSEIERQANDLLARMQATPKYSPRWPFDATRVADFLDIGVVWDSIPPDEQGPIAALILPTEREIVINQDVPGLHGGYGESTLAHEIGHWELHINHNVLGSCVERLEQGIEVNMPPFLCRNVSRQLKKIEWQAQYFASCLLMPQSKLEEKSKGRDLTKESHLDAIAHELGVTKRNLKHRLKDLDWIYIPENSKQIYLCDNAPSRETGAFK; encoded by the coding sequence TTGAATATATTTAAGCAGTATCAATTCATTCCCAAAAGCGAAATTGAGCGTCAAGCTAATGACCTTCTTGCTCGGATGCAAGCTACACCTAAATACTCTCCAAGATGGCCTTTTGATGCTACTCGTGTGGCTGATTTTTTGGATATAGGTGTTGTTTGGGACAGCATACCACCTGACGAACAAGGACCAATAGCGGCTTTAATCCTACCTACAGAACGTGAAATTGTTATCAATCAAGATGTTCCAGGACTGCACGGAGGATACGGAGAATCCACATTAGCCCATGAGATTGGACACTGGGAACTTCATATCAACCACAATGTGCTTGGATCTTGTGTAGAACGGTTAGAGCAAGGTATTGAGGTAAATATGCCACCGTTCCTATGCCGTAATGTGAGCAGACAGCTTAAAAAGATTGAGTGGCAGGCTCAGTATTTTGCTAGTTGCTTGCTGATGCCTCAATCTAAGTTAGAAGAGAAAAGCAAGGGACGTGACTTAACTAAGGAGTCTCACCTTGATGCAATAGCACACGAACTTGGAGTAACAAAACGTAATCTCAAGCATCGTTTAAAAGACCTTGACTGGATTTACATTCCTGAAAACTCTAAGCAAATTTATCTATGTGATAATGCACCTAGCAGAGAAACAGGTGCATTTAAGTAG
- a CDS encoding helix-turn-helix domain-containing protein — protein sequence MSQTFGKVIRQARKDKGYSQRELAKLVDVDYTYLSKLENDHAAYPPSKEVIQLLVLTLDLTEREEELMYLAGRITSDDEKIFGELLKTYNKQVPALLRRMQENPDFAKKLLRDATQSDQQEKPN from the coding sequence GTGAGTCAGACTTTTGGCAAAGTTATTCGTCAAGCCCGTAAGGACAAGGGATACAGTCAGCGCGAGCTGGCGAAGTTAGTAGATGTAGATTACACCTACCTGTCCAAACTGGAGAACGACCATGCCGCGTATCCTCCTAGTAAAGAGGTCATTCAGTTGTTAGTGCTAACCCTTGATTTAACCGAACGTGAAGAGGAGCTAATGTATTTAGCTGGTCGAATCACAAGCGATGATGAGAAAATTTTTGGTGAACTTCTTAAGACTTATAACAAACAAGTACCTGCTTTGCTACGCAGAATGCAGGAAAACCCTGATTTTGCTAAAAAGCTTCTTCGGGATGCGACACAATCAGATCAGCAGGAGAAGCCAAATTGA
- a CDS encoding AAA family ATPase: MVALTGFIIGTLLKTGVKAVLYRGIRIEDRCPVIIKGLRPEQCTPNNIEQLKHEYTISRQLNTTAAVKAYALELHQGIPYLILEDFGGRSLDQLLDDFRQPLSFLKIALQITTALAQIHHRNVVHKDLKPQNILINPQTHEVKIADFGIAAFIPYEQQIVSSSNQIEGSLAYLSPERTGRMNRGIDQRSDLYSLGVTFYQMLTGQLPFQAKDPLEWLHCHIAKSPLPPTQIISHIPQILSDIIIKLLSKMPEDRYQTALGLQFDLERCLQQLETTGKILPFPLSERDISDRFQIPQKLYGREQEIAQLLEAFERVVSQGTPEIVLVSGYAGVGKSSLVNEIHKPIVRERGIFISGKFDQYKRDIPYFTIVQAFQTLIRQILTESEDKLAIRKKKIIAALGNNGKLIADVIPEIELIIGKQFPIPDLGPAESQNRFNLVFQNFIQVFAQKEHPIAIFLDDMQWADSATLSLIQTIITGARIQSLCFILAYRNNEVDLTHPLNLMVEKIRRQEARITEIVLKPLNITCLNQLVADTLHSSVERSQPLAQLILQKTDGNPFFVNEFLKTLYQENLLTFVPPQSPNYKGGWQWEQAKIEAQGMTDNVVNLMLQRMQKLPPATQHVLKLASCIGNRFDLEVLTIVSETSSEETSHALLEAVLRGFIVLIEITENFEKSYRFYHDRIQQAAYASIAEEQKPAIHLMIGRLLLQNTSPEQADDLIFDIVNHFNIAVDLIVEKTEQDELVRLNLIAGKKAKASTAYLPAKRFFSTATNLLSENAWSEEYEQTFTLFRELSECEFLTGNLEQAEEIFKLLLLRAQSHLDKCDVYMLQIRLYQVAGRYEEALVLGLEALKLFGIIIPDSDAEIQDAIAREKNQVSTNLDGRAISTLIDAPIIQDPNLKALIALLTTSSPPAYLGKPNIFPLIVLKAVNYSLQFGNTEDSCFAYSMYAMLLVSIFLDIPTGYAFSEMSIQLNEKLNDLKLRGTVWHIHGSHINVWRNHIATSLPFLEKGFLGCIEAGDVTMANYNGYQGSWQIIQVGALLSDTHTSLEKYITFARQSKHEAAYQTIKLQQQLLTNLRGLTHHNLTLSDAEFDESLALSIITDAGFVSGIIFYHIVKLVVFFTYGEYLEALNSALQLSALPVTTLALPIETDYILYYSLTLTAVYPTVSCEEQERFWQILAKHQRQLEYWANHCQANFLHKSQLVGAEMARIENRDLEAMHLYEQSIRSARKHGFVQYEALAHELAAKFYLDREFETIAKTYLQEAKNAYVRWGAMGKVKQLEECYPHIFPHQVPVSNSTFLSMGEQLDFLSVVKASQTISSEIVFSRLLEILMQIAMEQAGAEQGYLLLEREENLAIEVEAKVDLQQEINVLRPVFEGEISQVIPLSILNYVQRTQETAIAHNATEHDLFSKDEYIIQKQPKSILCLPITRQSNLLGILYLENNLIPGAFTHGKLSVLEILATQIAISLENARLYQGLAESQEQLNLALKSAQIGVWSWDILNNRFDCDEQIYQMFGITPETFIGSLEAVLDRLHPDDRQLLTQSLNQAIQEGVEHNLEYRIIRDDGTIRYAACRGKPFFKEAGEAICIKGVILDITERKQAEAERAQLIREQTARLEAEADRQGAAFLIEVSTVLTSSLDYERTLSSVANVVVPYFADWCCIDLLEENQSISRVAIAHRDPDKVKFGWEFHQRYPRRLEMNYGIAKVLRTGQTELAAEIPDSALELVIEDAEQLRLLRELGLKSCIISPLIARGRILGAISFVTAESERRYSTSDLTLAQEVAHRAAIAIDNACLYREAQQAQQKAERTAERIARLQSITAALSESLTPAQVSDVIVEQGMAVLDASSALVALVNENRTELHIVRAVGYEEDLVEAWSCFPIDSPAPLAEAVRTGQPVWTAPREDRIARYPHLAEIYGRYNFSAWISIPLMVEGRAIGGISLAFVKPQQVSEEDRAFILALAQQCAQAIARAHLYEAEQAARETAEAANRFKDEFLAVLSHELRTPLNPILGWAKLLRTRKFDPAACDRALETIERNAKLQTQLIDDLLDVSRILQGKLSLNVCPVNLASVIEAAIETVGLSARAKSIEMRLILEPDVGQVSGDANRLQQVIWNLLSNAVKFTEVGGEVEIRLEQVGSQVQIRITDTGLGIAPEFLPYVFDYFRQADSATTRQFGGLGLGLAIVRHLVELHGGSVRVDSPGVGQGATFTVTFPLFKGSKTKDTIDKPSGVSFSALPLVGFQILVVDDDADMREFLTFVLEEYGATVTTVASAFEALTALSQFHPNVIISDIGMPQMDGYMLMQQVRSLKPEQGGEIPAIALTAYAAEIDYHRAMAAGFQLHIPKPVEPEELVRAIQSLNCELNQWNYS; this comes from the coding sequence ATGGTTGCGTTAACCGGATTTATCATTGGCACTTTGCTAAAAACAGGGGTAAAAGCAGTCTTATACCGTGGAATCCGGATTGAAGATCGATGCCCTGTTATTATCAAAGGGTTACGTCCAGAACAGTGTACACCTAATAATATTGAGCAACTCAAACACGAGTATACGATCTCCCGCCAGTTAAACACCACAGCAGCAGTCAAAGCCTACGCCTTAGAACTACATCAGGGTATCCCTTATCTTATCCTAGAGGACTTTGGCGGGCGATCGCTTGACCAACTTCTGGACGATTTTCGCCAACCCCTATCGTTCCTCAAAATTGCCCTTCAAATCACCACAGCACTCGCGCAAATCCACCATCGTAATGTTGTTCACAAAGACCTCAAGCCGCAGAATATCCTCATTAACCCCCAAACCCATGAGGTAAAAATCGCAGACTTTGGAATTGCGGCTTTCATCCCCTACGAACAGCAAATTGTCAGCAGTTCCAATCAAATTGAAGGAAGTCTGGCTTATCTTTCACCAGAACGAACCGGACGCATGAATCGGGGAATTGACCAACGCAGCGATTTATATTCCCTGGGAGTCACCTTTTACCAAATGCTAACAGGTCAGCTACCGTTTCAAGCCAAAGATCCCCTAGAGTGGCTCCATTGTCACATTGCCAAATCTCCTTTACCCCCTACACAAATCATCTCCCATATTCCCCAAATTCTCTCCGACATTATCATAAAACTGCTGTCAAAGATGCCAGAAGACCGCTATCAAACTGCTTTGGGCTTGCAGTTTGATTTGGAACGGTGTTTACAACAGTTAGAAACCACCGGAAAAATCTTACCTTTTCCTTTAAGTGAACGGGATATTTCAGATCGGTTTCAGATTCCACAAAAATTATATGGGCGAGAACAGGAGATTGCACAGCTTCTAGAAGCATTTGAGCGAGTTGTTAGCCAAGGGACACCAGAAATTGTGCTTGTCTCTGGCTATGCTGGTGTTGGGAAATCTTCTCTCGTGAATGAGATACACAAACCCATTGTCAGAGAACGTGGGATTTTTATCTCAGGTAAGTTCGATCAATACAAACGAGATATTCCTTATTTCACAATAGTTCAAGCTTTTCAAACCCTCATTCGTCAAATTTTAACTGAAAGCGAAGATAAACTTGCCATTCGGAAAAAGAAAATAATTGCTGCATTGGGCAATAATGGTAAACTGATTGCAGATGTTATTCCCGAAATTGAACTGATTATCGGCAAACAATTTCCCATACCAGATTTAGGACCTGCTGAATCACAAAATCGCTTCAATTTGGTATTTCAAAACTTTATTCAGGTCTTTGCCCAAAAAGAGCATCCAATTGCTATCTTTTTAGATGATATGCAGTGGGCAGACAGCGCTACTTTAAGTTTAATTCAAACCATTATTACAGGAGCGAGAATTCAGTCTCTTTGCTTCATTCTAGCCTACCGAAATAACGAGGTCGATCTCACGCATCCTTTAAATTTGATGGTGGAAAAGATTCGCCGCCAGGAGGCAAGAATCACTGAAATTGTGCTAAAACCCTTGAATATTACCTGCTTGAATCAGTTAGTTGCTGATACTTTACATAGTTCGGTAGAGCGATCGCAACCTCTTGCTCAATTGATTCTCCAGAAAACAGACGGCAATCCTTTTTTTGTGAACGAGTTTCTCAAAACCCTGTATCAAGAAAATCTGCTGACTTTCGTTCCCCCTCAGTCCCCTAATTATAAGGGTGGCTGGCAGTGGGAGCAAGCTAAAATTGAAGCTCAAGGCATGACAGATAATGTTGTCAATTTAATGCTTCAGCGAATGCAAAAACTTCCACCTGCAACTCAGCATGTGCTTAAGTTAGCTTCATGCATTGGTAACCGCTTTGATTTGGAAGTTTTGACAATAGTTAGTGAAACATCTTCTGAGGAAACATCTCATGCACTTTTGGAAGCTGTGCTGAGAGGATTCATCGTTTTAATAGAGATAACGGAAAATTTTGAGAAAAGCTATCGCTTCTATCATGACAGAATTCAACAAGCTGCTTATGCCTCGATCGCAGAGGAACAAAAACCAGCAATTCACCTCATGATTGGAAGGCTTCTACTTCAAAATACCAGCCCCGAACAAGCAGATGATCTCATTTTCGATATAGTCAATCACTTTAATATTGCTGTCGATTTGATTGTTGAAAAGACAGAACAAGATGAACTGGTTCGATTAAATCTCATTGCAGGTAAGAAGGCAAAAGCATCTACAGCTTACCTACCTGCAAAAAGGTTTTTTTCCACAGCTACAAACCTTTTATCAGAAAATGCTTGGAGCGAAGAATACGAACAAACCTTTACTTTATTCCGAGAACTCTCTGAATGTGAATTTTTAACGGGAAATTTAGAGCAAGCAGAAGAAATATTTAAACTTTTATTGCTGAGAGCACAATCCCATTTGGACAAGTGTGACGTTTATATGCTTCAAATCAGACTTTACCAAGTGGCAGGTAGGTATGAGGAAGCACTGGTACTGGGATTAGAAGCTTTAAAACTTTTTGGCATAATTATACCAGATTCTGATGCGGAAATTCAAGATGCGATCGCGAGGGAAAAAAATCAAGTCTCAACCAACTTAGATGGCAGAGCAATTTCCACTTTAATTGACGCCCCAATCATTCAAGATCCCAATCTAAAAGCATTAATTGCTTTGCTCACAACGTCAAGTCCTCCAGCTTATCTCGGCAAACCCAATATTTTTCCCTTGATTGTGTTGAAAGCAGTTAACTACTCCCTACAGTTTGGCAATACGGAAGATTCCTGTTTTGCTTACAGTATGTATGCCATGTTGTTAGTCTCCATCTTCCTTGATATTCCTACAGGTTATGCATTTTCTGAAATGTCAATTCAATTGAATGAAAAGTTGAATGACTTAAAACTGAGAGGAACAGTTTGGCACATTCATGGCAGTCATATTAATGTTTGGCGGAACCATATTGCTACGAGTCTTCCCTTTTTAGAGAAGGGATTTCTTGGGTGTATAGAAGCAGGTGATGTGACGATGGCTAACTACAATGGCTATCAAGGTTCTTGGCAAATTATACAAGTGGGTGCGCTCCTTTCAGACACTCATACCTCACTAGAAAAGTACATTACCTTTGCCCGACAATCCAAGCATGAAGCTGCTTATCAAACGATTAAATTACAGCAACAGCTACTAACAAATCTTCGGGGACTCACTCACCACAACCTGACTCTAAGTGATGCTGAATTTGATGAATCACTGGCTCTATCTATCATTACAGATGCCGGTTTTGTCAGTGGAATTATCTTTTATCATATTGTAAAATTAGTTGTGTTTTTCACTTATGGAGAGTACCTCGAAGCGCTAAACTCTGCCTTACAATTATCTGCGTTGCCAGTCACAACACTGGCATTACCCATTGAAACAGATTATATTCTGTATTACTCCCTAACCCTAACGGCTGTTTATCCGACAGTGTCTTGTGAAGAACAAGAAAGGTTCTGGCAAATTCTGGCAAAACATCAACGTCAATTGGAGTATTGGGCTAACCACTGCCAAGCTAACTTCTTACACAAATCTCAATTAGTAGGGGCGGAAATGGCTCGAATTGAGAATCGAGACTTGGAAGCAATGCACTTGTACGAGCAATCAATTCGCTCAGCCCGCAAGCATGGATTTGTACAATATGAAGCTTTAGCACATGAGCTAGCTGCTAAGTTTTACTTGGATCGGGAGTTTGAGACTATAGCCAAAACCTATCTGCAAGAAGCAAAAAATGCTTATGTCCGTTGGGGTGCGATGGGCAAAGTCAAGCAACTTGAGGAGTGCTATCCGCATATATTCCCCCATCAGGTTCCTGTCTCTAACAGCACATTTTTAAGCATGGGCGAACAACTTGACTTTCTATCGGTGGTTAAAGCATCTCAAACTATCTCTAGTGAAATTGTCTTCTCTCGGTTGTTAGAGATATTGATGCAGATTGCGATGGAGCAAGCGGGAGCAGAACAAGGTTATTTACTACTCGAACGCGAGGAAAATTTAGCGATCGAAGTAGAAGCTAAGGTGGATTTACAACAGGAAATCAACGTTTTGCGACCTGTATTTGAGGGTGAAATTTCACAGGTGATTCCTCTATCAATACTGAATTACGTTCAGCGAACTCAAGAAACAGCGATCGCGCATAACGCTACAGAGCACGACCTGTTTTCAAAAGATGAGTATATCATTCAAAAGCAGCCTAAATCCATACTCTGCTTGCCAATTACCCGGCAGTCAAATTTGCTCGGTATTTTGTATTTAGAAAACAACTTGATCCCAGGGGCTTTTACCCATGGTAAGCTTTCCGTATTGGAAATATTAGCAACCCAAATTGCCATTTCTCTGGAAAATGCCCGTCTTTATCAAGGGCTAGCAGAAAGTCAAGAACAGCTTAACCTAGCGTTAAAATCTGCCCAAATTGGTGTTTGGAGTTGGGACATTCTTAACAATCGATTTGATTGTGATGAGCAGATTTATCAAATGTTTGGCATCACGCCCGAAACCTTTATTGGGAGTTTAGAAGCAGTTTTAGATCGGCTGCATCCAGACGATCGCCAATTGCTAACCCAATCTTTGAACCAAGCAATTCAGGAAGGTGTGGAACACAACCTAGAATATAGAATTATAAGGGATGATGGTACTATCCGCTATGCAGCCTGTCGGGGAAAACCCTTTTTCAAGGAAGCAGGTGAAGCAATTTGTATCAAGGGAGTTATCCTTGATATCACGGAACGCAAGCAAGCAGAGGCTGAACGCGCTCAACTGATTCGAGAGCAAACCGCTAGACTGGAAGCAGAAGCAGATCGGCAGGGTGCAGCGTTTTTGATTGAAGTCAGTACGGTACTGACCTCTTCACTGGATTATGAAAGAACTCTTTCTAGTGTTGCCAATGTGGTTGTACCTTACTTTGCAGACTGGTGCTGTATCGATTTACTGGAAGAAAACCAATCTATCAGTCGGGTAGCAATAGCGCACCGCGATCCAGATAAGGTGAAATTTGGCTGGGAATTCCATCAGCGTTACCCCAGACGGCTGGAGATGAATTATGGAATTGCAAAAGTTTTACGTACCGGGCAAACAGAACTTGCGGCTGAAATTCCCGACTCTGCACTGGAGTTGGTTATTGAAGATGCCGAACAATTACGGTTACTGCGCGAACTTGGCTTAAAGTCTTGCATCATCTCGCCTTTGATAGCACGCGGACGAATCTTAGGTGCTATCTCCTTTGTCACGGCTGAATCAGAACGTCGTTACAGCACAAGCGATTTAACTTTGGCGCAGGAAGTTGCTCATCGTGCGGCGATCGCGATCGACAATGCCTGCCTTTACCGAGAAGCACAGCAGGCACAACAAAAAGCAGAGCGAACTGCTGAACGGATTGCCCGCCTACAGTCTATCACTGCTGCCCTTTCAGAATCGCTCACGCCTGCCCAAGTGTCTGATGTTATTGTAGAGCAAGGCATGGCTGTGTTAGATGCTAGTTCGGCACTAGTTGCTTTAGTGAATGAAAACAGGACGGAACTTCATATTGTGCGTGCGGTTGGCTATGAGGAGGATTTGGTAGAGGCATGGAGTTGTTTTCCCATTGATTCCCCCGCTCCACTTGCAGAAGCCGTGCGAACTGGGCAACCTGTTTGGACTGCACCGAGAGAAGATCGCATAGCGCGTTACCCTCATTTGGCTGAAATTTATGGGCGGTACAATTTTAGTGCTTGGATTTCTATTCCATTAATGGTTGAGGGGCGGGCTATTGGAGGCATATCTTTGGCATTTGTCAAGCCCCAACAAGTGAGTGAGGAAGATCGGGCGTTTATCCTAGCTCTTGCTCAACAATGTGCTCAAGCGATCGCTCGTGCTCACCTTTATGAAGCAGAACAAGCCGCACGGGAAACGGCTGAAGCAGCCAACCGATTCAAAGATGAATTTTTAGCTGTTCTATCTCACGAGTTAAGAACACCGCTTAACCCGATTCTGGGTTGGGCAAAACTTCTGCGGACTCGCAAGTTCGATCCCGCAGCGTGCGATCGCGCCTTGGAAACCATTGAGCGCAATGCCAAGTTACAAACCCAATTAATTGACGATTTGCTTGATGTCTCCCGCATCCTTCAGGGTAAGCTAAGCCTCAATGTCTGCCCAGTTAATTTGGCATCAGTGATTGAAGCTGCCATTGAAACAGTGGGTTTATCAGCTCGAGCCAAATCCATTGAGATGAGGTTAATTCTCGAACCGGATGTCGGGCAAGTTTCCGGCGATGCCAATCGATTGCAACAAGTCATTTGGAATCTGCTTTCCAACGCCGTTAAGTTTACGGAAGTTGGGGGAGAGGTTGAGATAAGATTAGAGCAGGTTGGCTCCCAAGTGCAAATCCGAATCACTGACACTGGTCTTGGGATCGCACCAGAGTTTTTACCCTATGTCTTTGATTATTTCCGTCAAGCAGATAGTGCCACCACTCGCCAATTTGGCGGTTTGGGTTTGGGATTGGCGATTGTCCGTCATTTGGTAGAACTTCATGGGGGAAGCGTGCGGGTAGATAGCCCAGGGGTTGGTCAGGGAGCGACTTTTACAGTGACCTTTCCACTTTTTAAGGGTTCAAAGACCAAGGATACAATAGATAAGCCCTCTGGTGTAAGTTTTTCTGCTTTACCTCTGGTTGGCTTCCAGATTCTAGTGGTAGATGATGATGCAGATATGCGAGAGTTTTTGACCTTTGTGTTGGAGGAGTACGGTGCAACTGTCACGACGGTAGCCTCAGCTTTTGAAGCTTTAACAGCACTCAGCCAATTTCACCCGAATGTTATTATCAGCGATATTGGAATGCCGCAAATGGACGGCTATATGCTGATGCAACAGGTGAGAAGTTTGAAACCAGAGCAAGGGGGAGAAATTCCTGCGATCGCGCTTACTGCCTACGCTGCCGAGATTGATTATCACAGAGCCATGGCAGCCGGATTTCAATTGCATATTCCCAAGCCTGTAGAGCCAGAGGAGTTGGTGAGGGCAATTCAGTCTTTAAATTGTGAATTAAATCAGTGGAACTACTCATAA
- a CDS encoding IS200/IS605 family element transposase accessory protein TnpB, with protein sequence MTTLTYVKGLPTRAEELNSLGLTEFEMFLAAYSPVFHKAACETANHLLNSKSFNKSSWNTHLQVTYGISKRHANGVIASAQGAVDASKEHRKRHIKTLEGKRKSINSWISKSEKKLADSLKFYSKNNWEQSKTGCKLPLFTDLQSRQTNWKSLHFQIHSKKRRAFQLTKQIEHLKTAPIQTVIPKNQAFVVGSKDESFGNQVCQWDGEFLKFRVPACLETRFGKYVQTRLGDFERNINRLPKDGSKTWHFYRKDGKWNAAAQFTPAPVKRVSRHYTYGCIGIDINPGSIGWAYVDHDGNLKAHGQIPLQMGLPSGQQDAQIVDACLQLAILANTWACPIVCEELDFSTKKEQLRERGRKYARMLSSWAYSRFYELLESILSNRGIYLMKVNPAYTSVIGLVKYARQYGLASDEAAAMAIARRGMHLKEKMHDPITASTSVKDGKHVWSQWSQLNKILKSRTAIKSRHSFYSISNWGLVVKEPELRSDGTKRQRTSN encoded by the coding sequence ATGACGACTCTCACATATGTTAAAGGATTACCGACAAGAGCAGAAGAATTGAATAGTTTAGGACTCACAGAGTTTGAGATGTTTCTGGCTGCTTACAGTCCGGTATTCCATAAAGCAGCGTGTGAGACGGCTAATCACCTTTTAAATAGTAAAAGTTTCAATAAGTCAAGTTGGAATACCCATTTGCAAGTAACTTATGGGATTTCTAAACGTCATGCTAATGGTGTGATAGCGAGTGCTCAAGGTGCGGTTGACGCTTCAAAGGAGCATCGTAAACGTCATATCAAAACATTAGAAGGCAAGCGAAAATCCATTAATTCTTGGATTAGCAAGTCTGAGAAAAAATTAGCTGATTCTTTAAAATTTTATAGTAAAAACAACTGGGAACAGTCCAAGACTGGCTGTAAGTTGCCCCTGTTCACCGACCTCCAATCCCGACAAACTAATTGGAAAAGTTTACATTTTCAAATCCACTCCAAAAAGCGTCGTGCTTTTCAACTAACTAAGCAGATTGAGCATTTAAAGACTGCACCAATTCAAACAGTTATTCCAAAGAATCAAGCTTTTGTTGTTGGTTCCAAAGATGAATCTTTTGGAAACCAGGTTTGTCAGTGGGATGGAGAATTTCTGAAGTTTCGTGTTCCAGCTTGCTTGGAAACAAGATTTGGGAAGTATGTTCAAACCAGATTAGGTGATTTTGAGCGTAACATTAACAGATTGCCTAAAGATGGTTCTAAGACTTGGCATTTCTACCGTAAAGATGGTAAGTGGAATGCAGCAGCGCAGTTTACACCAGCGCCCGTAAAGCGCGTTTCTCGACATTATACTTATGGCTGTATTGGGATTGACATAAATCCTGGTTCAATTGGTTGGGCATACGTTGACCATGACGGTAATCTCAAAGCGCATGGACAGATTCCATTACAAATGGGATTGCCATCAGGTCAACAGGACGCTCAAATTGTTGACGCTTGTTTACAATTAGCCATATTAGCCAACACCTGGGCTTGTCCAATTGTTTGTGAAGAATTAGATTTTTCAACCAAGAAAGAGCAACTTAGAGAACGTGGAAGAAAATACGCTCGAATGCTTTCTAGTTGGGCATACAGCCGATTCTACGAGTTACTAGAAAGCATTCTGAGTAATCGCGGTATTTATCTGATGAAGGTAAATCCTGCTTACACCAGCGTTATTGGACTGGTGAAATATGCACGTCAATATGGTCTAGCTAGTGATGAAGCTGCTGCTATGGCTATTGCTCGACGTGGTATGCACTTAAAAGAAAAAATGCATGACCCCATAACCGCCTCAACTTCCGTGAAGGATGGAAAGCACGTATGGAGCCAGTGGAGTCAACTGAATAAAATTCTTAAGTCTCGTACTGCTATTAAGAGTAGGCACTCTTTTTACAGTATCTCTAACTGGGGATTAGTGGTCAAGGAACCGGAGTTACGGAGCGATGGAACCAAGCGGCAACGCACTTCTAATTGA
- a CDS encoding IS607 family transposase produces the protein MDNISEMTISIGDAAKELGVSITTLRRWADSGKIRSERSPSGQRRFYLADIKRITPRDLKQLDDRVTINYARVSSHDQKEDLVRQVQVLEAFSAANGWQFETIQDNGSGLNYQKKGLNKLLKRIMQGDVSRLVLTHKDRLLRFGAELVFAMCEEFETEVVIINKTSEEITFEQELVQDMIELITVFSARLYGSRSKKNKKLIDGMTQVVNEVA, from the coding sequence ATGGACAACATCTCAGAAATGACAATCAGTATTGGAGATGCCGCTAAAGAACTCGGTGTCTCAATCACAACTTTAAGGAGGTGGGCAGACTCAGGAAAGATTCGTTCAGAGCGTTCACCTTCAGGACAGAGAAGATTCTATCTAGCGGACATCAAACGCATCACACCAAGAGACTTGAAGCAGCTAGATGATCGCGTAACAATCAATTACGCCAGAGTTTCAAGTCATGACCAGAAAGAAGATTTAGTGCGTCAAGTGCAAGTATTAGAAGCGTTTAGCGCGGCTAACGGATGGCAATTTGAAACCATCCAAGATAATGGTAGTGGTCTTAATTACCAGAAGAAAGGACTAAATAAACTTCTGAAACGTATCATGCAAGGTGACGTTAGCCGTCTTGTGTTGACTCACAAGGATAGACTTTTGAGATTTGGTGCAGAATTGGTATTCGCCATGTGTGAAGAGTTTGAAACTGAAGTGGTCATTATCAATAAGACTTCGGAAGAAATCACATTTGAACAAGAACTCGTACAAGACATGATTGAACTTATCACAGTGTTTTCAGCACGTTTGTATGGTTCTCGTAGTAAGAAAAACAAGAAATTAATTGATGGGATGACTCAGGTTGTAAATGAGGTAGCGTAA
- a CDS encoding pentapeptide repeat-containing protein, which translates to MSELERYYRLLELEPGATLEEVNQAYKDLVFVWHPDRLPKENVRLQEKAQKKLQEINEAREKLRSFKSQYQMSHSKAAYTSYTQTKPTQKTYSTPKPNNDLSGKDFSKADLKGKDLSGRNLSYANLSGADISDSFMHKVNLRGANLSDANLFRANLLLSDLREANLCGANLIGADLSGADLRGANLTGARMSSGDRILVKLIGANLTGAIMPDGRIYE; encoded by the coding sequence ATGAGCGAGCTGGAGCGGTACTATAGATTGTTGGAATTAGAGCCTGGAGCAACACTTGAGGAAGTGAATCAAGCGTACAAAGATTTGGTTTTTGTATGGCATCCCGACCGACTGCCAAAAGAAAACGTCCGCTTGCAAGAAAAAGCGCAAAAAAAGCTGCAAGAAATTAATGAAGCTCGGGAAAAATTGCGCTCTTTTAAATCCCAGTATCAAATGTCACATAGCAAAGCAGCATATACGTCCTACACACAGACAAAACCAACTCAAAAAACTTACTCTACTCCGAAGCCCAACAACGACTTAAGTGGGAAGGACTTCAGTAAAGCTGACTTGAAAGGCAAAGATTTATCCGGTAGAAATCTGAGCTATGCCAACTTGAGCGGTGCCGATATCAGTGATAGTTTTATGCATAAAGTGAATCTCAGAGGCGCAAATTTATCTGACGCCAATCTATTTAGGGCAAATTTGCTGTTATCTGACCTAAGAGAAGCGAATTTATGCGGTGCTAATCTAATCGGAGCTGATTTAAGTGGTGCTGATTTGCGGGGAGCCAATTTAACAGGAGCACGCATGAGTTCTGGCGATAGAATTCTTGTGAAACTGATAGGAGCTAACCTAACTGGGGCAATTATGCCTGATGGAAGAATTTATGAGTAG